From the genome of Nicotiana tabacum cultivar K326 chromosome 17, ASM71507v2, whole genome shotgun sequence:
ACAACATATAAGTATTATGTATCTTTGTCAAGGACATCTAGAGGATCTAATCCGAGAATTACAAGGATCAGTAAATTAAAGCACTATTTCCTCCGTTACAATTTATGTGCTTTAATTAGTTTGACCGAATATgaaattttaaaaagtaaaaaaccTTGTGATCTTAAACAAATATCGTATGTAGTACTAAAATCTCTATAGATTAAAACGTAAGGGGTATTATTTTATCACTATGAGAAAAGTGTCATGTGCACGTATGCAGATGAGATAGTGATTTGCCGGCAGTCACCTTTACCTACGGACCTGCTGCTGCAACTTGACAATCTTCTGATGTAATCCTTGTCGACCCGATTTTTTTAATGTAAGACAGAACATGTAGAATCATTTTTAATTATGGTGGTAGTATTTGAACTTTATCTCTGGTCTGCACTACTATCATGTTAATTAAATTATAGTAACAGTTTTAAGATGTTAGAAAAACACATTTTTAATTAGACATTTGGTTATAGTATATCTGAACCCACGTAATGTATCTCTCTGCGCGCTTTGATGCTGGGACATTGTACTTTCAATTAAAACAAGAAATATTCTAGTAGCCCAAAGTGTGGGCCCGAGGCATTTGTTGTTTCACTTTCTGTTTGTGACATATACAACTAGCCTGTTTGGATCACACAAACAGGTTCGTAATATACCTTTAAAGTGTAATTTAGGTCGTGCTTTGTCGTAACATAATGATTTTTGAGATCATACTTAACACCAAGACTTTTAAAAGGTTTTCGTCCTTCAAAGACTTGTATAAATAGCTTGACACCCTCACCTTCTTCTTCAAATCTTCTCTCAGCTATCCCTTCTCTACTAAAAACTAGAGTCTACAGAGTACAGACTGAAGCATCAACCACTGTTACTGGAATGGATCCTAGTTATGAGTCTTCCGATACTCTCAGGTTAATCTTTAAATTTTTAGACTGAACtcatattaattatatttttgaaattatggaTTCAGAATTTACTACTCCTATTTCTTAAAATTTAAGTATTTATGtttcacataaaataatattGAATTCAGTTGAACTCGTCGTGGAAAGGTTCCATCCCCTATTATCGTAGTTCAGTCCTTGAAAACAAGCAGAATATTAATTAAGGTTTCTGTATAATTCATTGGAAATATATATGTTGCAGGAACAAGTGTGCAGCGTGTTATCGACAGTTCAACAAAAAAGAGCATTTAGTGGAACACATGAGAATATCCTATCATTCAGTTCATGAGCCCATGTGTGGAGTTTGTAGAAAACACTGTCGCTCTTTTGAATCTTTGAGGGAGCACCTTATTGGTACGTACCCAAATCTTTCTTCAGCAGCAACAACTTTTAGTGGCCTAGCTACTTTTTTATTTGGTTATGAGGTCTGATTTGATTTATGCGTTAATTACTCCAAATTCATATGATCAGGGCCACTTCCAAAGGCAGAATGCGAAAGAATTTTCAAGGAGAGAGGATGTGATATTTGTTTGACAATTCTTGGTAGCCGAAGTGCTCTACGGGCTCACAGAGACTCATGTCTCTCACGTCCAAATAATAATGTATGCTTAATACAAGCCTATGATATAGCTCACAACAATGATGTGTTATATTGTGCGCATATCATCTAAAAAGCTTAAATTGTTACACGGAATACATTTTAAATTATTTCATTATGTCTTTAACACGCTCCCTCATGTGtggtttgaatatttttcatGGGCAAAACACGTGATAAACAATTCGATAAAGGGAGGCGTGTGAGACTCGAACCGAGAAACTAGCTAGCCTACTTTTGTTCATCTTATCTAAAAGCTTAAGCTGTATATTGGTTCTTTTTGCAGGGTTTGCTGTATCGCATGGCAAATTTGGGAATTCAAGATGACCTAAGAATTGATAACAGCAGAGGAAGAATAGTTTCCCTTGCTTGCAAAATGGTTGGTGGTGGCAGCGATGGATCTCTGGATCTATGTGCAAGAGTTTGTCTCATTGATGAACATGAGAGGATCCTCTTTCATTCATATATCAAACCAAACCTTCCTGTCACTAGTTATAGGTAacgaatttaagttatatacactaaTAGCTAGCGTAAAATTCGTTACATTATTATCAATTACTAATATTTATCGTGTAAATATTTAGTACACTATCAGCATATAGAGCTTAAACAATGACAAGAAATTATGTGTTTATTAGGTATGAAACAACGGGCATAAGACCAGAATATTTGAGGGATGCGATGCCATTAAGGAATGTGTCAAGAAAAATTCAAGAATTCCTTTGCAATGGGGAACCTATTTGGCAAATCCGTTCTAAAGGCGGAAGGTCTAGGATTCTTGTTGGCCATGGTTTGGATCATGATCTTAAATGTTTAGAAATGGAGTATCCAGCAATAAAGATCAGGTAAATTAATTCTTTGATCAGCTTATCTAAGAACCAAAATTAACATTATGCAATTTTCAATGATTAATTTCATGCATGATAACTAAAATTTATTACTACAATAATAAATTCACAAAATTTTTTTCGTCACATTAAACTAACTTAATTTAACCCTCTAAAATAGTAAGCTCATTGAATTATGTTTGCCCAAATAAAGTAACTGAATTTTACCCGCTAAAATAGTAAAGTCACCAAAGTTCAACGTGAAGATTTTCTCACTTTACTATAATGTTCAGATACTTTAATGTGAGAAAAATAaatagttttgtgatttttagtGTTATAGTACTAGATAAAATTCAATTAATTTAATGTGACAAAAAATAATTCTATAACTTTACTATTATATTACATAAAGTTGAAATTAATTTGTAGTCGtagttatatattattattattattatagatgAACGTTTTAACAATTGTTCGGTTATTTTTATTCTGAAGGGATACTGCAAAATACCCACCACTGATGAAAACAAGCAAGCTCAGCAACTCTCTCAAATACTTGACCAAAGCTTACCTAGGGTAATTGCATGAAACTTTATCCTTGTCCTCCACTAGTATTGTAGCAAGTTTAGAATCTAAAAATGGACAAATTAAAATTTTGTAGGTATGATATTCAAACTGGAGTACAAGATCCTTATGAAGACTGTGTTGCAACAATGAAGCTCTACAAGCGAATGAAATCACAATTTCACAAAAAAGAAAACTACCCTCTTTCTTCAGATccccaaaataaaaataattttgcaACGTGGAGGCAAAATGAGCTTGAGAGGATGAGTCCAGAGCAGCTGTTGGATTTCTCAAGGTCTGATTATTATTGTTGGTGCTTGGACTCACAAGATATATAATTAATAGAAGACGAATGGTGGAAAAGATAGAGATAAAGCAACAATATTCGATATGTACGTTTTATGAATTCTTAGTAGATAtcaagaatttaaatcatgatATTCATGAAGAAAATTTAGTATTTGTATCCCTACTTGCTATTGTAAGATTTATAGTTGAAATAAAAATGAGTTTAATTAGTTGCTAAAATAAGCAAGTACTTTTTTGTCATGTGTAACAATAATAACAACGTCTCAATTCCAAACAAGTTGAAGTTGATTATATGAATCTCAGTGACCGTGTCAATTTGTATTGAATATGCGCCTTATATACTTCAAGTGATTTAATTTTCTAGCTAGTTTCAATTAGGGGTAACATACAATAGTACATTTATGGTGACGGGATAAACTAAACTGTATATTATTAACTTTAAGTTAATTATGATTTGCTTCCCTTCTAGAAGCGTGATGAACAACATGCTACAACTCAATAACTATAGATGACATTTTCGATATTATATAACGATAGATGATACTTTCCAATTAAAGTTTTAAAAGATTCGAAAAAAGTATAGCCGAAAAAAATTGGATGATTCCTAATATAGTAAAGTATACTCCATATCTTATGAAATGAAACGGAAGAAATATTACATTCTACTGAATAAAGGATGAAATAGCTAAATTGTGAATTTTTCAAGTTAAATACTGTTAATACAGCTAATTGAGCTAGATTGTGGTAAGTATAACAACAATTCACACATGCAACTAGCCATGGCATTTACCCTAAAAGCacataacaattgaatttatatgtgattttaaggatacgtgattttaCTTGGCATAAACTGAGAAAATATGCAAACTGATATTGAAATTGGctgtaaagaaaaataaaagcaaaccaAATGAGATATGTAGCTTGGGCCCTCCAACCAAATGAAACAACAAAGGAAATATAAGCGAAGTAACGGAGTATTGAGAACCTTGAGAAAAGAATATTATattgcttcttcttttttacaGTCTCAGCTCccttttacaaatgatcagaccccctttatatagtaggggagtcatactcttgatacaattctaaataTAGTAAGGACTCCCATGATgggctaattaatcggcctcttctttATACGTGCcgtgatttccgccgagattctccgCCTAATTGCGGCTGTAACGGCTTTTTatttcttggctcgatcttgatcctGGCCGATCTTGATATTGGTTGATCTCGATCTTAATCGGTATCTAGGTCTTCGAGCTCGATCTTGACCgacctcgatcttgatcggtctttGGGTCTCGAGCTCGACAGCATATTCTTCGTACTATGGCTCGATATTACAATGATGAACCTTgaaccatcatgttctaatctcGATTAATCATAAGAAGGGAaaaactcggttttgaccgtatacagatagtccccttgtttcTAGGAAAGAAGATaatgagaaacgatatgaatttcTGAACTTCGACTTGGTGGATAATGATGTCAGCGACGAGTCTGATTGTGACGTATGCGACAAACGTCTCATCGGTCCGGttatcaaggcattaaatgcgcgtCAGTTGATGGTCGGCCATTACCAGTTTTGAACCGTCATTGTGAAACCAATAAATAGttcctttcttcatcattccaaACTTTTATTTTCGAAACTTTTCCATTCCTATCTTCATAGTTTTTTGCCTTCTCCAAAGCTCCCTATTTCCAGGTTTACAAATTTTGTTGCTTGTTCTTCTTAAAACACCAAATACTTCAATCTCCATTCTCCTTTGTTCATAAAAATTAAATGgcaaaaatatctaaaaccatTTCGCAGAAAGAGGTTGCTTCCTCATCTCGGCCGGCCTGCGAGAAACAAGTGGTGGAGCCACGCCTTGAGGAACTTATTCCCAGGGGATGTGTTATTGattctgattttaaggtcgagaaaACCTCATCAGTTGCTGGTCGATGCGAGCcggtatcgagatatatatgctcgatacccAAAAGGCCTCTTGATCTGGTGAAGAACGATTGCAATTGGGAAAACAAAGAGGTTGTGATACCGGCACCGGAGGAAGCGATCACTACCTACGTGGAAGGGTatttgagtgtttacacttatcctttcacgctgGGTCCCCTCGATCCGATCATCGTCGATTTCTGCAAGAAATACCAGATGACCATTGGCCAAATTCACCCTTTTTTTCTGGAAGATCGTGATATTGCTCCGTTTCTTCGTGAGTAAAATCGATGGGctccctttcaccctcgaccacctcgtaAGATTATACAGCCCTCGAATCTATTGAGGTGGGTTGATAAAGCTTCAACCCCGGGCCACCAAGGTATTCATCTCGAGTATAGATGAAAACAAAGATCGGGGATGGATGGGCCGGTTCGTTCGGGTGAAGACCTCGGACCTAATCCCGGCCGAGAGCAtgtcatttcctgagaaatggaatatgaaatgTAAGTATGATCCCATTTTTAATTTCCGTTCGTTGCTTTTACTTCTTCATCCTTTTTCGTCAATGTTTTTCTCGATTCAGCCATTGCTTGGATGCCGGGTGCGGTTCCCCACCTCAAGAATTGGGTGAGAAGCCTGGTTTTGACGTCAACATACGCCGAGCGCGCGTGGCGCGATTTGTCAAAGGGGTGGTGGgaggctcgtactcatggtaGGCCTTCTTCTTGGATTACCGATTTGCCTATCGTTCGAGCATTTTCTCAAGCATAAATTTACTTATTTTCTCCTTTTGTATGTCTCAGAAAGGATGCGGCTATGAGACCCTCATCCGGTGATGAAGAAGCCTTACCGCATATCTTGAAACCGGCGAAggtgattaaaagaaaaagggccTTGGACTCCGAGGGTCAAAAACCCAAGAAAAGAATGGCCCGTAAACCCAAGGGGAACACAATCCCACTGACTATGGAGTCGGTCTAAAGACTAaggaataaagaagaagaagaagaagaagaagaagaagaagaagaagaagaagaagaagaagaagaagaagaagaagaagaagaagaagaagaagaagaagaaggtgattCTAGGTTGGTGGCCCGTGCACGAGCTAGCACCGATATTCAGAAGACTTCGGAACCGGTGGGAGTCGATACTGCTCCGTCTAGGTTCGACGAGGTCGAAGAGGAGACTGTGTCCCAAGTTCCCAAAACTGAGGGGAACCGAAGATACTTTACCTCGGGGTGAAGATACCATTGAAGAGGCGGTGGATGCCAATGCAGAAACCGGGCTTGAAGCTCATCGAGAGGGAGGCGGTGCCCTAAAAAACCTACTTGGGGTAATGGAGATCGGGGATTCCCCCTCGTTTCCTTCATTTTGCCAGTCGATGATACGTGATGCTCAAGCTATGGAGACTTATCACGGGGAGGGAGCCTACGAAGAGGAAGATCCTTTCCGTGGTTATTTTGTCGGGGTAGAAGATGTCACCGGTCTGAGTGACATGGAGGCTCCGAAGAAGAGCTCGGGCGAGGCGGGAGTTTCTTGTCTTTTCAACGAAGCTCAACAGGCCCTGAATCGGGTAAGTTCATTTTCTCTTTGTCAATTTTAatacttgtatttttctttctttgtataattccttctttttatttttgtaggcCTCTGTGCATCACCACGAGGTGTTTCTCCAATCCCGAGGGGAGCTGATCCGGTACGAAGCTAAAATCTGAGggcttactgaggagagagatgccttcaagcttctcagtgagcagaGAGAAGGAGAAGCAGAAGGACTTCGGACTAAGCTAGAAATAGCTCGGAAAGAACATGCCGATTTGTCCGAGCAggtaaaaagaatttttgaagttAACAACACTGACTTGGGCGTGATAGCTAATAGTTCGGTCCCACAGGTCCAACAAAAGCTCGATGTGATCAGCAGCTTCGTGTTGAAGTGGAAGCAGTGAAAGCGGAGGCCGAGGAGTGGAAAAAGAACATGGACTGCCTTGCCTCAGAAAAGGAGGCTGCCCGGGCTCAACTGGCCTCGGTTGAGACCCAACTCCGAATCTTGAAAGAGAATGCCTTGGTGCAAGCCAAGAAAATCGAGGAGTTCCAATCTCGTTTGGGTTCAGCAACTTTTGATCGAGAGAGATTGGCCATAGAACTTGCAGAGGCCAAATCGGAGGTCGAAATAGCCACGGCTACTGCTGATGTAATGGTGGTTATCTACCTGTCCGATACTGAAGCTTCTCAAGTTTGAGCAAAGGAGGTTGTCGAGGCTGCTCAGGCTCGAACAAACTGGGTTGCCGAGCATGCTAAATGCCAGTCTAGgagggagactctcgaggagatccatgcttgTGGCTTCGATCTTACAGTTGAGATCGAGAATGCTAAGGAACTTGAAGCTGAAGCTAGAGTGTTGGatttttctgatgatgatgataccgGGAGTATGAGTGGATCTGAAGGCGAAGGAGGCCTCGAGGGAGAAGATACTTCTCCCGGAGAGGACTAAGTCCTTTAGTATTTTTTGTAGAAAAACTTGATCGGTCCATGCTGCCCTTGTAAATGATTTTTGACAcatatatataaaactttcttcttttccgccttataaaattatgaagttgtaTTCCAAGATCTGAGGTTTAAACAATTTAATTGGAACTGAATTAGTATAGCCCTTagactttatggtcgagtgagtacttgctcgaattcgaagtaaggtaacccttaaattttttatttgagTGAGGACGGTCTCTCGAACTCGAGACAAATgacagcccttaggcttttgtaaaaagattttttaaggctTTGTCCTCTTTTTGGCTTGAAAGAGTTTCTTATCATTTGTATTTGCAAAACTTGTAATGCCTTGGCATGAAATAAGGAATTGTTTGAGAGTTCGAACAACtttgtactcattagagtttttGAGGCTTCGGTATTTATCgaagccttttatgattttgTCGGAGGTAgcctttttatttgtttatgaaagaTTTGAAAGGCCTATTTTGTtacggaattcggacgtctccgatcCGTATTAATTTGGTTGTAGCCTCTTTATTTCGGGATGCCTCTTAGGGTTATTTTCCCGTTTTACTTCGAGTTTGcccgaagtgtcagtccccgagtggggtggccgtggcctatagAATCGAGGGTTGCCTAAGAGGTCTTATGATCTTCAGAGTTTATATAATTCAATCTTGTTTATTTTTCGGACGGCAATCCCCGAGCTTGGGGGTAATTATCCAAACTCTGGTTATAGTCGGCCCTTAAGCCTATTTACATAATAGGTCGAGAGTATGGAATTGTATAGgaaaatacttctctttataaatgattatacatgcatacatgttttgtgccagggctcgagcaaactatgcgggcatggttcgtttgaccgtttggcccttataaATTTTTCCTATCTAGACCCTGCTGCCGTGAAGTAACTTCCTCGTATCAAAGTTGACATTCGAGGGAAATGCCCCCCAATGTTCGAGGTTAATTGTAAAGAaacctcagatactgttgaattgttctaagttagcacgatcaatgcttgcctcattaaaaatctcgccgaaaaacccatttgggacaaaaccggtctaagggaaaaagagttcaacgcgtgctttcagacctaaaggcttcgtgTCGAAGAATCCCTCATTGTTCCTGGTCGAACACCTTCAAGGGTTAGTtgtaaaatataaatgaaaacgGAAAGGGttgtaccttagtagtagtattaTTTTAGGTGAGATATGCTCCAATTGTTTGGCAGTTGTTCGCCATTTATCGTGccaagcttgtaggatccttttccgacgaTTTCCAAAACCTGGTATGGTCCTTCCTAGTTCggacccagtttcccttcattcggatttcgggtgttgagggtgacctttcttaacaccaagtccccggtGTTAAAATGTCGaaaattggctcttcgattgtagtatctttcgattcgctatTTTTGGGCGTCAAATCGGACGAGAGCGGCTTCACGTCTTTCGTCCAACAATTCTAAGCTCGTATGCATGGCTTCGTTATTTGACTcctctgttgcatatcgaaacctgatgctaggttctccgatctcgaccgggatcagagcttcggcgccGTAAACTAATGAGAATGGTATTGCTCtggtactggatttcgatgttgtgcggtatgcccatagaaccttgggtagtatttctctccattttcctttggcgttggtcaatctcttcttaagattctggatgatggttttgttggtcgatttggCTTGTCTGTTCctgctgggatgataaggtgttgacaggatccttttgatcttgtgatccccgagaaatttagttactttgatgccgatgaattgttttctattatcacatacaatctcggagggcatcccgaatcgacatatgatgtggtcccaaatgaagcctatgacttctttctctctgactttctcaaaagcctgtgcttcaacccatttagagaaataatcagtcataaataaaataaaataaactttaccTG
Proteins encoded in this window:
- the LOC107775243 gene encoding RNA exonuclease 4-like; this translates as MDPSYESSDTLRNKCAACYRQFNKKEHLVEHMRISYHSVHEPMCGVCRKHCRSFESLREHLIGPLPKAECERIFKERGCDICLTILGSRSALRAHRDSCLSRPNNNGLLYRMANLGIQDDLRIDNSRGRIVSLACKMVGGGSDGSLDLCARVCLIDEHERILFHSYIKPNLPVTSYRYETTGIRPEYLRDAMPLRNVSRKIQEFLCNGEPIWQIRSKGGRSRILVGHGLDHDLKCLEMEYPAIKIRDTAKYPPLMKTSKLSNSLKYLTKAYLGYDIQTGVQDPYEDCVATMKLYKRMKSQFHKKENYPLSSDPQNKNNFATWRQNELERMSPEQLLDFSRSDYYCWCLDSQDI